AACTAATAATACAGTTCATCAGAACTCAAGAGAAGAGAATGTTACCAAGGGGGAGAGGACAAGAGATCATTACATGTAGAGATAAGGCCCTTGCATTTGAGAAAAATAGTTTTAGGAgaggaaagagatggagagatggGTTAAAAATTGAGggtaaaggccaggcacagtggctcacgcctgtaatcccagcactttgggaggccgaggcaggcagatcacgaggtcaggagatcaagaccatcctggctaacatggtgaaaccccgtctctactaaaaatacaaaaattagctaggcgttatggcgtgtgcttgtaatcccagctacttgggaggctgagacagaagaatcgcttgaacccaggagacggaggttgcagtgagccgagattgcaccactgcactccagcctggtgacaggactcagtctccaaaaaaaaaaaaaatttgagggtaaaggctgggcgtggtaccgtctgcttgtaatcctagcactttgggaagccaaggcaggagggtcgcttgaggctaagagtttgagatcagcctgggcaacatagcaagacctgtctattaaaaaaaaaaaaaaaattggccaggtgcggtggctcatgccttaatcccagcactttgggaggccgaggcgggcagatcacctgaggtcaggagttcgagaccagcctgaccaacatggtgaaaccccgtctctactaaaaatactaaattagccgggcatggtggcgcatgcctgtaatcccagctactcgggaggctgaggcaggagaattgcttgaacccaggaggcggaggttgtggtgagccaagatcatgccactgcactccagcctgagcaacaaaaacgagactgtgtctcagaaaaaaaaaaaaaaaaaaaaaaattgagagtagAGCAAGGGTagtgaggtaaaaaaaaaaaaaaaaaaaaaaaaaaaaaaaaaaaaaaaaaaaaaattgacagtaGTGAATAcagatgcctttttttctttttctgaggtagaatctcactctgtcattcaggttggagtgcagtggtgtgatctcggcttactgcagcctcgacctcctgggctcaagtgatcttcccacctcaacctcctgagtagctgggaccacaggcacatgccaccacacctggcttcttttttattttttgtagagatggggttttgctgtgttgtcaagctggtctcgaactcctgggcttagatgatcctcccaccttggttcccaaagtgctgggagattacaggccactgtgccaggccaataCATGTGTCTTGACACAGCAAAATAGAGAGTTTTGATGAGGGCTTTGTGAGGACGTAGGTGACCTGAAGGAGTTTGTGACCAGAGGAGAAGGCGCTATGGGGACTGAAGGGCAATCCTGAAAAGTGAGGGGCGTGTCACGGCGAGGCAGGAGGTTCCCCAGCAAGCTAGAGAAGCCCCAGGCCTCTCAATGATAGGGAGGGCAGGAAAGGAAGGGGTGAAGACTCAGGCGTGGGCCTGCACAGTCGAGAGCAAGGTCGCAAGGTCGAGAGTTTCCCTTGGTGTTGACCCTAGGGCAGAGGAAGGGGGTTTTCTCTAGGAGGGAGAGGGCTGGGGCTTGGGGAGAGGATGAGGCAAGGAGAGTCGCTGCTGGGGGAAATTCCTTCTAGAGTCACTGCTTACCTTCCTGTCTGGAGCCTCAGCTGAGCCCCCCAGATGCTTTTGGATTAGAAAGGAGCAgtccgggccgggcgcggtggctcacgcctgtaatcccagcactttgggaggccgaggtgggcagatcacaaggtcaggagatcgagatcatcctggctaacacggtgaaaccctgactctactaaaaatagaaaaattagccaggcaaggtggcgggcgcctgtagtcccagctactcgggaggctgagtcaggagaatggcgtgaacctgggaggcggagcttgcagtgagctcatgccactgtactccagcctgggccacagaaccagactgcatctcaaaaaaaaaaaaaaagaaagaaaggagcagtCCCATGAGCCTCATGGGGACCCCAGAGCACTCAGAGTGAGGGGCTATCACACACAGGACCGGTGCTGCTAGACACAGGGCACCTCCCGACTCCCTGCCCTGTACTCCGCGCTTGCCCCTGTCCCAACAGGTTCCCCTTCTACTTTGAACTGAAGATCGCCTTCGTGATATGGCTGCTGTCCCCATACACCAAGGGCTCCAGTGTGCTCTACCGCAAGTTCGTGCACCCAACACTGTCCAACAAGGAGAAGGTTTGCCCCCACTCTCAGCTTACCTCCCAGCCTGCCCCAAGCCAAGGCAGCCCAGAGCCTGTAGCCTCATACAGACTGGCCCTCCCTGTGGGGCCCAGAGCCCGAAGTGACCTGACAGGGCTGCCGTGGCCTCCTGGAGCAGGCAGGGGCCTCTGTCCAGGGGTGAACAAGGATAGGGCAGGGCCTCGACAGCAGCGCCCagctctcctcttctcccttcccctccaatGCCATAGGAGATCGACGAGTACATCACGCAGGCCCGAGACAAGAGCTATGAGACCATGATGAGGGTGGGCAAGAGGGGCCTGAACCTGGCCGCTAATGCCGCAGTCACAGCTGCTGCCAAGGTGAGATGGGGGCAGGCTCGGATTCCCAGGGCCCCGCCTTGTACAAAGGGCCCTGGCCAGGCCCCTTGCGTCCACCCTGTGCTCAGGGCTGTAGAGACTCTGGGCTCGTGCAGCTGGAGGTTCCAGTCCAGGCTCTACCCCTATCTGGCCAAGTCACTTTCATCGTCCAGCCATTTCCGCATCTGTCCGGAGGCGAAGTGTGGTCCTGCCCCAGCCCTCAGCTCTGTCTGTGTGGGACTGGGTGAAGACGGTGTGGGGAGGGCACCGAGCCTGGGCTGCTGCCAGCACCATGGTGACCGCTATCTCCACCCCGCCCCTTTCCCCGGCTCTCCCGGTGCGTGGTGGTGACCCTAGGGCCAGGGGGTGCTGTCAGAGAAGCTCCGCAGCTTCAGCATGCAGGACCTGACCCTGATTCGGGACGAGGATGCACTGCCCCTGCAGGGGCCCGACGGCCGCCTCCGACCCGGCCCTGGCAGCCTCCTGGACACCATTGAGGACTTAGGTACAGGCAGGGCCTGAGGTTGGGGAGGGGCCCCAAGGGCAAGGCCAAGGAGCCCAGATGGGAAAGATTCCCCCATCTCCTTTTCTCCCTGCACCCAGGAGATGACCCTGCCCTGGGTCTAAGGTCCAGCACAAACGTGGCAGATTCCCGGACAGAGGCCTCTGAGGATGACATGGGAGACAAAGCTCCCAAGAGGGCCAAACCCATCAAAAAGGCCCCCAAAGCTGAGGTGAGGGCACTGGCCAGAGCTCGGGGAAACAGGCAGGGGGTGGTGGCTCCAAGCTGAGCCCCATCTTCCTCCGTCTTTCCACAGCCACTGGCTTCCAAGACACTGAAGACCCGGCCCAAGAAGAAGGCTTCTGGCGGGGGCGACTCAGCTTGAGACCCTCCACCCCCGCAGGCTGCAGAGCAAGGATGAAGCCTCAGGAAGGGCCTCGGACCCAGCCCCTGCTCCACACTGTGCCAGTAGCCTAGGTGTCTCAGGCCCCTGGGCCCCTCAGATGGCCATTTCCGTGCCTGCCCAGTGGCCACTCTACTGGAAGGGGCTTGGAAAAGAGGAGGGAGGCCCAGCTGTGGGGGTTGAGGGTAAAGGGTGGACCAGAGGCTGAGGACTGAGCCACCTAAGGAGGTGGGGACCCCTCAGCCTCCACTGCTGTTCCGCTGCAGCcccgccctgccccgccccgcccaccCAGTGCCTTGCTGAAGCCCATAGCCATCCGCTTCTCAGAGGTCCTATCATGTCTCCACTGCTCGCCTTGGTttgggagcagggagggggcaGTCCTAGCCCAGATGGACCAAGGACGGGCCTGAAAACACGTGGGGGGAAGGGAGCACATGGGGAGGATGTCAGGGACTCTGGGTGGGGCCTCCAGGTGCAGCTGTGGGTGGAAGACCGGGGTTGGCGTGTGCTTCAGCAACCAGGATGGCCAGGCCAGAGCTGCAGCTGGGGGCTCTTTTCCTGGTCATTGGGTGGGGCTGAGTGCCACATGTTCCCACATTAAAAAGGGGGGTCCAGGgctgtgtgtttgcgtgtgtctTTCTGGGCCTAGGGCTGGGGGGAGTTTGGGTCAAGGACTGTCCCTCCAGCAgtcacctcctcccaccctcagccccaccctcAGCCCCACAGTCAACTGGCCATTTCCCTGCTCAACCCTCCCTCCTAGACCCTGAGCCTCAGAGGATCCAGCCCATGAGAGAACGGGCATCTGGGAGGCCCCTCACCTGCTCCTTTGACCTTGCTCCCTTTCAGGTCACCCATTTCCACCATGCCCTGGGCTGGACTCCCGTGCTCCTCAGGGCCCACCCCTGCTCTGGTACAGGCCCCTGCTGAGTGGGtccctctcctctgcccctgGGGCCCATCCCCTATTGTCCAGGGTCCCCATCCTATACCAAGCAGACTGGGCGCTAAGACCCCTGGCAGAACCCAGACTCTGCTCGCACCTGCCCCAGCTTCTGCCACAGCTTCAGTCAGGGCCAGGAGGAACacatgaagaagaaagagaaatgcaggAGCCGTGGGGCTCCCGGTTCCTTGGGAAGAGGGTGCCCAGTGGACCTTTGGCACTGGATGAGCCAATAAACCAAACTCTGGCACCTCATTTATTTTGGCATCTGTGCTTTGTTCTTGCCACACCAGCTGACAGGTGGGAAGGACCTCAAGTGAAGCAGGACCCAGCTGGGGGAGTCGGGAGGCCAGCCTGTGATCCACAGGAGCTCTGGTCCCCAGCTAAGAGATGGGCTTGAGGTGGCTCAGTCTAGGAAAATGGTTTTGGGACTCAAAACCAGaggcctgggccgggcgcggtggctcacgcctgtaatcccagcactttgggaggctgaggcgggcagatcacgaggtcaggagatcaagaccatcctggccaagatggtgaaaccccgtctgtactaaaaaaaattagccaggcgttgtggtgtgcacctgtagtcccagctacttgggaggctgaggtaggggaatcgcttgaatgtgggaggcggagattgcagtgagccaagattacaccactgcactccagcctggtgaaagagcaagactgtctcaaacaaaacaaaaaacagaggtttagctgggtgtggtggctcacacctataatctcagcactttgggaggccgaggtaggaggatccttgaacccaggattttgagaccagcctgggcaacatgggaaaatcacatctgtatttttttttatttttatttttattttttttttttggaaactgagtctctattgccaaggctagagtgcggtggtgtgatcttgactcgctgcaacctccgcctcctgggttcaagtgattctcatgcctcagcctcccgagtagctgggattacaggcatgcgccaccatgcccagctaatttttgtatttttagtagagactgggtttcaccatgttggctaggctggtctcgaactcctgacctcaaatgatcggcctcccaaagtgctgggattacaggcgtgagacatcgTGCCAGAccacatctctatttttaaaaataataataattaataaataaaaaccagAGGCCTAAGAAGGGTCAGGGGCCCCAACCCCAAGGACGGTCTTATCCCTCAGAATCTTACCCCAAGTGTTCAGTGGACCTTCTGGTATCCAACAAAAAGTGCTAGGTGTAGGCTCTGGGGGACAAAGATCCCAGTGAGGCCCCCAGTGGGGACAGGATAAGATATGGAGCTGTGGGGCAGGCCTCAGGGACTGTGCCTAGAAAGGCCAAAAATGCCAAAGGGGGTTGAGCCAGACACATTGAGCGAATAAGCAGAGATGGGGAAGCCAAGACAAGGGCTTGTGGAGAAACCAGCCCTGGGGACAGAGAGGGAACCAAGGGCTGAGACAAAGAGGCACAACCTTTGTGACACCAGGAAAGGCAGGGGTCCAGCCCTAACTGCTGGGCTAGGttagaggaaaggaggaggagggagctgcAGGGCATGGGGTCGGAGCCCTGGGAAGCAGAGCCAGAGCTCCAGGGGCCAAGAAGCACAACTGACTGGGGATGAGCCCCCGGGAAGCTGGAACCAAGGGGGAGGGAAAGGCTGGCAGAGGAGCAGAGGCAGGTATGGAGGAGAGATTGACAAAGGAAAAGAGCCGTAAGGGAGGAAAAAGGGATCAGAGAAATAGCTCAACCTGTGGAAGGAAAATTGAGGAAGCAGGCCATGGGGTGGGTAGGGGGTGTGAATAGGACCTAGACCCAGGCTCTGGACCCCAAGTTTGGCAAAGTGCCCCTACACTAggcttccctcctccttccctggcATCACAGGGTATGTGCATAGGGCATGTGCCAAGCTAGCCAAGAGCCCCCTGAAGTGAGGTCACAGTGGGGGATGTGAGATGTCCCTTTTGTCTTTCCTTGGAGTCCTCCAGTCAACTAGCCCTCTGAGGGGCATCGCCTTCACCATCAGCCTCTGAGCAATTTTGGCCCATTTTTCCATCGGAAAGGAGAGGAAGCTACCATGGTAAAATATAGGGGAGGCATTCATTCTAGAAAGATCCCCAGAGGGTAAGATGCTGCAGAACCACGCTAACAGCTACCATATGCCCAGGAAACCAGGTTAGGCGCTCTTTAACCTAAATCTCATTTGCtgcatatcacacacacacacagcctcacaCTCAGGAGCATGCTCGCATCCACAGTGACTGGTGGCTAGACAGGTGACGTCCAGATTCCGCATTGTCAAGCTCTCCATGCGCATCAGGGGTTCCCCTGTGTCCACAGGAACATGCTCAGATTTCCAAGCGCATTGGTTTGTTGCTATGGAAACATTCAGGCTTCTAGAATTCTGGGCACAGGGCCCGCCCCCTGTGGTGCAGAGAAGAGGAGAGCTAGAGGGTGACAAGAAGAATGGGTGGAAAGGCTCCTGGGAAAGAGGCTGGCTGGTGGCACACATCTGGGCCTAGGTGACCCCTTGCTGTCCCCTCATTCCCTGGGAAaatctccccttccccctctcccctctgcctccGTAGATCTCTCCAAGCCAGGGTAGTGGGAAAGAGATGTCAGAAATAGGTGTATGGCCAGCGCTCTGTGGAAGGTGCTTGATCACTGCCTGGGTCTCCAGGGGCCTTTGAGAGGTATTAGCTTTGGGTAGGGACTGGGGCAGGCGAGCGCTGGGTCCCATGCCCAGGCCTCCTTGGATCGCCCTCCAGGCCTGAGGTTCCTGGTTATAACAGCCTCAGGTCTCTAGCTTCTTCAGCTGGCTCCCCCTCCCTTTCTTGTGGGTGCCCTACACCCGGAGAACCTGCTTAAAATGGGATTTCCAGGCTGTGACGTCAGAGGAAAGCCGGCAGCTCCATCCAGCCTCTGCCAGCTCTCCCTTGATCGGCAGAGCTGAGCCCAGCTTTGCTTGGCCTGGAGGGAGGCAGGGCGGGCACAGGAGGGAGGGGTTTTGGGGGCTCTGAGCCATGGTCCCCATACCTGTAGCATCCAGAATGACAGGGAGAGGCTGTTTGCAGGCCCAAAGCCCCTCTTAGCTTCCCCACTATCTTCAATTTCCGCCAGTACACGATCACCCCCCTCCCACATCCCCCCAGTTTTTCCCTCTCTGAGCTGGGTCAGGTCTATCTGGAGGAGGAGGGCATCTCCTGTCCTTACCGGACAGCGGCTTCTGTGTGTGTCTTGCCTGAAGCTGTGCCATATCCAGGCTGCAGGCGGCGAAGGGTGGGAGGGATGCCTGCGAGGATGGAAAAGTCCACTAGGTGGCGCAGCTGCCTCCCTATGTGGGAATCCCTGGCCCCGCGGAAAACCCTCTCCCGCCGCCAGTAGGCTCAAGGTTTGGTGAGCAGAGTGCCTCATCCTCTGCTCCCTGGAGCTGGAGGTTCATGAAGAAAGCATCCTTGTGGGTGAACAGGACAGCTGTGGGTTCTCCAGCAGTCTTCCCCTAAGCCCAGTCTGTGTGCACACCTACTGCCCCAGGAGATGGTCAGACCTAGAAGAGGACCCCCACTTTCAGTGAGGTTCCAGCACCCTCCCCCAAACAGAAATTGCCAAGCTCACCCTgggatgattctttttttttttcttttggagacagagtattgctctgtcgcccaggctggagtgccgtggcatgatctcagctcactacaacctccgcctcccgagttctagctattctcttgcctcagtctcccaagtagttgggattacaggcacaggccaccatgcctggctaattttttgccttttttttcctttttaataaagatggggttttgccatgttggccaggctggtctcaaactcctggcttccagtgatcctcccacctcccaaagtgctgggattaaaggcgtgagtcactgcacctggccccaaccTGGGCTTCTGAAATGGCATCTAGAGAGGCTGCTGGAGCTGATTTCAGAGTCAAGAGGGGAGAGGGACCCCTGAGGCAGCAAGGGGTGGGGAACTGGGGCGTGGAGGTAGGAAGGAGAAGTTGGGTCCAGAGGGAGGGAAGCTCATATAGCTGCAGCATTTCCTGGATATGATCTCCCTGATGGCCACAGTGGCAGTCCCAGGACTGTTCCAGATGCCCCCTGCCCCTTCTGTATTTTCATCTGGGGTACTGTGGAGTTGAAAAAGACAAAGTCAGGCCAGATgtggcgtggtggcggacacctgtagtcccagctactcagaggctgaggcaggagaattgcttgaacccgggaggcaagaggttgcagtgagctgagattgtgccattgcactccagcccaggcgacagtgtgagattccacctcaaaaagaaaaaaaaaaaaaaaaaaaaggaaagaaagaaagaaagaaagaaggaaggaaggaaggaaggaaggaaagaaagaaagaaagaaagaaagaaagaaagaaagaaagaaagaaagaaagaaagaaagaaagaaagaaagaaagaaagaaagaaaaaaattccctagTCTCCAAATCCTGGAATCCCATAGTATTCTTGCAGGGGCTAGGGGTGAGGCTCCTCAATGACCTACCTTTCCCTGACCTTTTTCCCAAGTTGACCCCATGCATCCCCTATGAATTACCCTCTCCTTTTGTCCCAGTCAGAAAAGTGatcaataaataatgc
This DNA window, taken from Macaca fascicularis isolate 582-1 chromosome 6, T2T-MFA8v1.1, encodes the following:
- the REEP2 gene encoding receptor expression-enhancing protein 2 isoform X1 produces the protein MVSWIISRLVVLIFGTLYPAYSSYKAVKTKNVKEYVKWMMYWIVFAFFTTAETLTDIVLSWFPFYFELKIAFVIWLLSPYTKGSSVLYRKFVHPTLSNKEKEIDEYITQARDKSYETMMRVGKRGLNLAANAAVTAAAKGQGVLSEKLRSFSMQDLTLIRDEDALPLQGPDGRLRPGPGSLLDTIEDLGDDPALGLRSSTNVADSRTEASEDDMGDKAPKRAKPIKKAPKAEPLASKTLKTRPKKKASGGGDSA
- the REEP2 gene encoding receptor expression-enhancing protein 2 isoform X2, with amino-acid sequence MVSWIISRLVVLIFGTLYPAYSSYKAVKTKNVKEYVKWMMYWIVFAFFTTAETLTDIVLSWFPFYFELKIAFVIWLLSPYTKGSSVLYRKFVHPTLSNKEKEIDEYITQARDKSYETMMRVGKRGLNLAANAAVTAAAKGVLSEKLRSFSMQDLTLIRDEDALPLQGPDGRLRPGPGSLLDTIEDLGDDPALGLRSSTNVADSRTEASEDDMGDKAPKRAKPIKKAPKAEPLASKTLKTRPKKKASGGGDSA
- the REEP2 gene encoding receptor expression-enhancing protein 2 isoform X4 — translated: MMRVGKRGLNLAANAAVTAAAKGVLSEKLRSFSMQDLTLIRDEDALPLQGPDGRLRPGPGSLLDTIEDLGDDPALGLRSSTNVADSRTEASEDDMGDKAPKRAKPIKKAPKAEPLASKTLKTRPKKKASGGGDSA
- the REEP2 gene encoding receptor expression-enhancing protein 2 isoform X3; protein product: MMRVGKRGLNLAANAAVTAAAKGQGVLSEKLRSFSMQDLTLIRDEDALPLQGPDGRLRPGPGSLLDTIEDLGDDPALGLRSSTNVADSRTEASEDDMGDKAPKRAKPIKKAPKAEPLASKTLKTRPKKKASGGGDSA